In the Wyeomyia smithii strain HCP4-BCI-WySm-NY-G18 chromosome 2, ASM2978416v1, whole genome shotgun sequence genome, one interval contains:
- the LOC129725084 gene encoding uncharacterized protein LOC129725084 has translation MFTVVQFIHKQRLNILTVPVCWVKGDLLKLPDSFDDVVEKMRVQGNSYEGPARMIPAIVGQQFTSFGEAEAAAATTVLLSDRILFDTSVMEQDSTDDMLFELASNLPPIPDSALKLEMGEAFPFDEEPIEDDMAKESLAEYSAVLTREDLRKELRDLKDDLSSLIHTAVRTAVEDCFQAKMDSLVTPSKRKAEKVSIKKLEIDMPLETRKPIDTEEELSQWNTELADEHFCEQYLKYFSKIITPNSCVGNGDNACYTIVDFLFTRSFWNLFTWTGVNRGQKSQRGFREFGNVIQLLVKIVCIGDPTYDPHKLEMFCKTRLFRYSKMRASAKKVRRSACRQRKT, from the exons ATGTTTACCGTTGTACAGTTTATTCACAAACAAAGATTAAACATTCTTACCGTACCGGTGTGTTGGGTCAAAGGTGACTTGCTGAAGCTGCCCGATTCGTTCGACGATGTTGTGGAGAAAATGCGCGTCCAGGGAAATTCCTACGAGGGTCCTGCAAGAATGATTCCTGCAATTGTAGGCCAACAATTTACAAGCTTCGGTGAAGCGGAGGCGGCAGCAGCAACAACGGTTCTTCTAAGCGATAGAATACTATTCGATACCTCCGTGATGGAGCAAGATAGTACCGATGATATGCTGTTTGAGCTGGCATCAAATCTTCCTCCGATTCCAGATTCTGCTCTAAAGTTGGAAATGGGCGAAGCGTTTCCCTTCGATGAGGAACCTATCGAAGACGATATGGCGAAGGAAAGTTTAGCAG AGTATTCAGCTGTACTTACTCGTGAAGACCTTAGAAAAGAGTTACGCGATCTGAAAGATGACTTGAGCTCTCTAATTCATACAGCAGTTCGGACTGCTGTGGAAGACTGCTTTCAAGCAAAAATGGATTCTCTCGTGACACCTTCAAAAAGGAAGGCGGAGAaggtttcaataaaaaaattagaaatagaCATGCCACTTGAGACACGTAAGCCTATCGATACTGAAGAGGAGCTTTCACAATGGAACACGGAATTGGCAGATGAacatttttgtgaacaatat CtgaaatatttttccaaaataatCACACCAAACTCGTGCGTCGGAAATGGAGATAACGCTTGCTATACCATCGTCGATTTCCTGTTCACAAGATCATTCTGGAATCTCTTCACGTGGACCGGGGTAAACCGAGGACAGAAATCACAGCGTGGTTTCCGAGAGTTTGGAAACGTTATTCAGCTGTTGGTTAAAATTGTTTGTATTGGCGATCCGACGTACGATCCCCATAAATTGGAGATGTTTTGTAAAACTCGACTCTTTCGGTACTCGAAAATGCGTGCTTCAGCGAAAAAAGTTCGACGATCGGCTTGTCGacaacggaaaacgtga
- the LOC129725085 gene encoding major facilitator superfamily domain-containing protein 6 isoform X1, whose translation MGNMEINSKLLPMKAHYFLFNAGTAPVVPFMPTLVRQLGFSTVIVGTIYTVLPIVGMLVKPLFGVIADRLQRQKLLFLIFQILSAVPFFLIMFIPAIPQESTVSFHCHETSNLRYCPPSGSYLDKCLTDRIVEDQNSNATLHCQMECQTEPWMWDTVCKYWQVKKYCDATNIPSNRVLRLTGLTPMNHINLLDDCLFFILKEGEMDGDRVPLYCPANTTDFRTNCQVKCDNTEINEAITQSKIPDSEVKGLYQFWLLFLFLILSWAGMAVVVSVGDAICFDLLGDRPHLYGNQRLWGSVGWGIFSLLAGFLVDQFSNGKTTKDYTVVFYMTIIIIGFDIVVSSKLKHTQTRLSTNILADVGKIFVSFKVVIFFLWCILVGFGTAMIWNFLFWHLEDLASLQQGCDHTAWIKTLEGIVMSIQCFGGELPFFFLSGWILRKIGHVHAMSLVLLGFGVRFLLYSLLVNPWWVIPIEFMNGITFGLFYATMASYASIVAPPGTEATMQGLVGAVFEGVGVSLGSLLAGNLFEKIGGSRTFRLFGATALVLFVVHVVIQFTMDRFGRRGKQGGKNVPNDRISNHQTDTGDGNNVTAENRSFGKTGSVLSDSTVQEELEDEVAKKVYEQKQEGLERDMLEPTSIEGNNEFQNVSLTKNVSVQ comes from the exons ATGGGAAACATGGAGATCAACTCGAAGCTGCTGCCAATGAAGGCCCACTACTTCCTATTCAATGCAG GAACTGCACCGGTGGTTCCCTTCATGCCAACCCTAGTAAGGCAACTCGGATTCTCGACCGTTATAGTGGGAACCATTTACACTGTGTTACCGATAGTGGGCATGCTGGTCAAGCCTCTTTTTGGCGTTATCGCAGATCGTCTTCAGCGTCAGAAGTTGCTGTTTTTGATTTTCCAG ATCTTATCAGCAGTTCCGTTTTTCCTTATCATGTTCATCCCGGCAATTCCCCAGGAATCAACCGTTTCATTTCACTGCCACGAAACCTCGAATTTACGATACTGTCCCCCAAGCGGCAGCTACTTGGACAAATGTCTCACCGATCGGATTGTCGAGGATCAGAATAGTAATGCCACACTGCACTGCCAAATGGAATGTCAGACGGAACCGTGGATGTGGGACACGGTTTGCAAGTACTGGCAGGTGAAAAAATATTGCGACGCAACCAATATACCCTCAAACAGAGTGCTAAGACTGACCGGTTTGACACCGATGAATCATATCAATTTGTTGGATGACTGCTTATTCTTTATACTGAAAGAAGGTGAAATGGATGGGGATCGCGTTCCTCTTTATTGTCCCGCTAACACCACGGATTTTAGAACCAATTGTCAAGTAAAGTGTGACAACACAGAAATCAACGAAGCGATTACGCAATCGAAAATTCCAGACAGTGAAGTGAAAGGCTTGTATCAATTCTGGCTGCTGTTTCTGTTTCTAATCCTCAGTTGGGCCGGTATGGCCGTAGTTGTTAGTGTCGGCGATGCTATCTGCTTCGATTTACTAGGTGACCGGCCGCACCTGTACGGCAACCAGCGATTATGGGGTTCTGTGGGGTGGGGCATTTTCTCACTGCTTGCCGGATTTTTGGTGGATCAATTCTCGAACGGAAAAACTACCAAGGACTATACAGTGGTTTTCTATATGACTATTATTATTATCGGTTTTGATATTGTGGTCTCATCTAAACTTAAG CATACTCAAACAAGACTGTCTACCAACATTCTGGcagatgttggaaaaattttcGTCTCATTCAAAGTAGTGATATTCTTCCTGTGGTGCATACTAGTAGGTTTCGGAACCGCGATGATATGGAATTTTTTGTTCTGGCACCTTGAGGATTTGGCTAGCTTGCAGCAAGG ATGCGATCATACGGCTTGGATCAAAACGCTCGAAGGGATCGTTATGTCGATCCAATGCTTTGGGGGAGAGCTTCCCTTCTTCTTCCTGTCTGGGTGGATACTGAGGAAAATTGGACACGTACACGCTATGAGTCTTGTGTTGCTAGGTTTCGGTGTACGCTTTCTTTTGTATTCGTTGCTAGTGAACCCCTGGTGGGTCATTCCAATCGAGTTCATGAATGGCATTACCTTTGGACTATTCTACGCCACGATGGCGTCCTATGCCAGTATTGTAGCGCCACCTGGAACGGAAGCTACTATGCAG GGACTCGTTGGAGCCGTTTTCGAAGGTGTGGGTGTTTCGTTAGGCAGTTTGTTAGCCGGGAACTTGTTCGAAAAAATTGGAGGAAGTAGAACCTTCCGGTTGTTTGGCGCAACCGCACTGGTTCTATTCGTAGTACACGTAGTCATCCAATTTACGATGGATCGTTTTGGAAGAAGGGGTAAGCAAGGCGGCAAAAATGTCCCTAACGATCGAATATCAAACCACCAAACGGACACGGGTGATGGTAATAACGTTACTGCCGAAAATAGATCTTTCGGTAAAACCGGTTCAGTTCTATCCGATTCAACCGTGCAGGAAGAGTTAGAAGATGAGGTAGCTAAGAAAGTGTATGAACAAAAACAGGAGGGTTTAGAGCGAGATATGTTAGAACCTACGAGTATTGAGGGAAATAACGAATTTCAAAATGTTAGTCTGacgaaaaatgtttcagtacAATAA
- the LOC129725085 gene encoding major facilitator superfamily domain-containing protein 6 isoform X2 → MGNMEINSKLLPMKAHYFLFNAGTAPVVPFMPTLVRQLGFSTVIVGTIYTVLPIVGMLVKPLFGVIADRLQRQKLLFLIFQILSAVPFFLIMFIPAIPQESTVSFHCHETSNLRYCPPSGSYLDKCLTDRIVEDQNSNATLHCQMECQTEPWMWDTVCKYWQVKKYCDATNIPSNRVLRLTGLTPMNHINLLDDCLFFILKEGEMDGDRVPLYCPANTTDFRTNCQVKCDNTEINEAITQSKIPDSEVKGLYQFWLLFLFLILSWAGMAVVVSVGDAICFDLLGDRPHLYGNQRLWGSVGWGIFSLLAGFLVDQFSNGKTTKDYTVVFYMTIIIIGFDIVVSSKLKHTQTRLSTNILADVGKIFVSFKVVIFFLWCILVGFGTAMIWNFLFWHLEDLASLQQGCDHTAWIKTLEGIVMSIQCFGGELPFFFLSGWILRKIGHVHAMSLVLLGFGVRFLLYSLLVNPWWVIPIEFMNGITFGLFYATMASYASIVAPPGTEATMQGLVGAVFEGVGVSLGSLLAGNLFEKIGGSRTFRLFGATALVLFVVHVVIQFTMDRFGRRGPITGYTSPEDALNQMDDHQPIVRRGQ, encoded by the exons ATGGGAAACATGGAGATCAACTCGAAGCTGCTGCCAATGAAGGCCCACTACTTCCTATTCAATGCAG GAACTGCACCGGTGGTTCCCTTCATGCCAACCCTAGTAAGGCAACTCGGATTCTCGACCGTTATAGTGGGAACCATTTACACTGTGTTACCGATAGTGGGCATGCTGGTCAAGCCTCTTTTTGGCGTTATCGCAGATCGTCTTCAGCGTCAGAAGTTGCTGTTTTTGATTTTCCAG ATCTTATCAGCAGTTCCGTTTTTCCTTATCATGTTCATCCCGGCAATTCCCCAGGAATCAACCGTTTCATTTCACTGCCACGAAACCTCGAATTTACGATACTGTCCCCCAAGCGGCAGCTACTTGGACAAATGTCTCACCGATCGGATTGTCGAGGATCAGAATAGTAATGCCACACTGCACTGCCAAATGGAATGTCAGACGGAACCGTGGATGTGGGACACGGTTTGCAAGTACTGGCAGGTGAAAAAATATTGCGACGCAACCAATATACCCTCAAACAGAGTGCTAAGACTGACCGGTTTGACACCGATGAATCATATCAATTTGTTGGATGACTGCTTATTCTTTATACTGAAAGAAGGTGAAATGGATGGGGATCGCGTTCCTCTTTATTGTCCCGCTAACACCACGGATTTTAGAACCAATTGTCAAGTAAAGTGTGACAACACAGAAATCAACGAAGCGATTACGCAATCGAAAATTCCAGACAGTGAAGTGAAAGGCTTGTATCAATTCTGGCTGCTGTTTCTGTTTCTAATCCTCAGTTGGGCCGGTATGGCCGTAGTTGTTAGTGTCGGCGATGCTATCTGCTTCGATTTACTAGGTGACCGGCCGCACCTGTACGGCAACCAGCGATTATGGGGTTCTGTGGGGTGGGGCATTTTCTCACTGCTTGCCGGATTTTTGGTGGATCAATTCTCGAACGGAAAAACTACCAAGGACTATACAGTGGTTTTCTATATGACTATTATTATTATCGGTTTTGATATTGTGGTCTCATCTAAACTTAAG CATACTCAAACAAGACTGTCTACCAACATTCTGGcagatgttggaaaaattttcGTCTCATTCAAAGTAGTGATATTCTTCCTGTGGTGCATACTAGTAGGTTTCGGAACCGCGATGATATGGAATTTTTTGTTCTGGCACCTTGAGGATTTGGCTAGCTTGCAGCAAGG ATGCGATCATACGGCTTGGATCAAAACGCTCGAAGGGATCGTTATGTCGATCCAATGCTTTGGGGGAGAGCTTCCCTTCTTCTTCCTGTCTGGGTGGATACTGAGGAAAATTGGACACGTACACGCTATGAGTCTTGTGTTGCTAGGTTTCGGTGTACGCTTTCTTTTGTATTCGTTGCTAGTGAACCCCTGGTGGGTCATTCCAATCGAGTTCATGAATGGCATTACCTTTGGACTATTCTACGCCACGATGGCGTCCTATGCCAGTATTGTAGCGCCACCTGGAACGGAAGCTACTATGCAG GGACTCGTTGGAGCCGTTTTCGAAGGTGTGGGTGTTTCGTTAGGCAGTTTGTTAGCCGGGAACTTGTTCGAAAAAATTGGAGGAAGTAGAACCTTCCGGTTGTTTGGCGCAACCGCACTGGTTCTATTCGTAGTACACGTAGTCATCCAATTTACGATGGATCGTTTTGGAAGAAGGG GACCCATCACCGGATATACATCACCCGAAGATGCACTAAATCAAATGGACGACCATCAACCGATAGTACGAAGAGGACAGTAA
- the LOC129725087 gene encoding biogenesis of lysosome-related organelles complex 1 subunit 6 isoform X1, with amino-acid sequence MSQDISDFEGEDTSAYSDTVKALSSGLLQIYEPTLNEVKADLSELLNKQEEVQKALEKEKQVYSTQDVQQINEMVIKIKYYREKAIRIKTQMHQVHQRTKSLRGKALDMQELKVNQCASKLQQLHYEESLVANNKRTPNKKS; translated from the exons ATGTCACAAGACAT CAGCGATTTTGAGGGGGAGGACACTAGTGCTTACAGTGATACCGTCAAAGCTCTTTCTTCCGGACTGCTGCAAATCTATGAACCCACACTGAACGAAGTGAAGGCTGATTTGTCGGAACTACT AAATAAACAGGAAGAGGTGCAAAAAGCGCTGGAAAAAGAAAAACAGGTTTATTCTACCCAAGATGTGCAGCAAATCAACGAAATG GTCATCAAAATAAAATACTACAGGGAGAAGGCAATTCGAATCAAAACTCAGATGCACCAGGTTCATCAACGGACGAAAAGTTTACGA GGTAAGGCCTTGGACATGCAAGAACTAAAAGTCAACCAGTGTGCATCTAAACTGCAGCAGCTGCACTATGAGGAGTCTCTGGTCGCAAACAACAAACGAACTCCGAACAAAAAGTCGTAG
- the LOC129725087 gene encoding biogenesis of lysosome-related organelles complex 1 subunit 6 isoform X2, which yields MSQDIDFEGEDTSAYSDTVKALSSGLLQIYEPTLNEVKADLSELLNKQEEVQKALEKEKQVYSTQDVQQINEMVIKIKYYREKAIRIKTQMHQVHQRTKSLRGKALDMQELKVNQCASKLQQLHYEESLVANNKRTPNKKS from the exons ATGTCACAAGACAT CGATTTTGAGGGGGAGGACACTAGTGCTTACAGTGATACCGTCAAAGCTCTTTCTTCCGGACTGCTGCAAATCTATGAACCCACACTGAACGAAGTGAAGGCTGATTTGTCGGAACTACT AAATAAACAGGAAGAGGTGCAAAAAGCGCTGGAAAAAGAAAAACAGGTTTATTCTACCCAAGATGTGCAGCAAATCAACGAAATG GTCATCAAAATAAAATACTACAGGGAGAAGGCAATTCGAATCAAAACTCAGATGCACCAGGTTCATCAACGGACGAAAAGTTTACGA GGTAAGGCCTTGGACATGCAAGAACTAAAAGTCAACCAGTGTGCATCTAAACTGCAGCAGCTGCACTATGAGGAGTCTCTGGTCGCAAACAACAAACGAACTCCGAACAAAAAGTCGTAG
- the LOC129725088 gene encoding uncharacterized protein LOC129725088 isoform X2: MAKLGAKVDDNSLIKLTKEDLVELGIEMGPRVVILDLIQVITSTTSQPQDIIARNKSPVLSHEPVCGSSSALPCVSPDVQMIKETLENAPGFYSTLYNELYDNKIPDINKIRQMTRILCNRWFYQNMIEHHRYPTMHEKWNLAKSILVAFPQLEGTRRMPEAPKESAFFWKNGGNLRGAHTGLIETRTNNMRKDLPREKRKFTRDKDLVIMAAVDDDIVEKAELCAAISAVTENVRRIGELMESTFYYHKYLLKTGATFSDIISVFPHLPSFEGDMIQQAFSRLNTTQGVALLQH, from the exons ATGGCAAAACTAG GCGCTAAAGTTGACGACAATTCTTTGATTAAATTAACTAAAGAGGATCTTGTAGAGCTTGGTATCGAGATGGGGCCACGAGTTGTGATATTGGATTTAATCCAGGTGATAACCTCAACTACTTCACAACCGCAGGATATAATTGCACGTAATAAGTCGCCTGTATTATCGCACGAACCGGTTTGTGGGTCATCATCTGCTCTGCCGTGTGTATCGCCAGATGTTCAG ATGATCAAGGAAACGCTAGAGAACGCTCCAGGATTTTATTCGACACTCTACAATGAATTATATGATAACAAAATACCGGATATTAACAAAATACGACAAATGACAAGAATTTTGTGTAACCGATGGTTTTATCAAAACATGATTGAACATCATAG ATATCCGACAATGCATGAGAAGTGGAACTTGGCAAAATCAATACTGGTTGCTTTCCCGCAATTAGAAGGCACAAGGCGGATGCCAGAGGCCCCGAAAGAG tCGGCGTTCTTCTGGAAAAATGGCGGTAATTTAAGAGGAGCGCACACAGGCCTCATCGAAACACGAACAAACAATATGAGAAAGGATCTTCCGCGAGAAAAACGGAAATTCACCCGCGATAAAgatttagtcattatggcagcAGTTGATGACGACATTGTCGAAAAAGCAGAGCTATGTGCAGCGATAAGTGCGGTAACGGAAAATGTTAGAAGAATTGGAGAATTAATGGAATCTACTTTTTACTACCACAAATATCTCCTCAAAACCGGAGCAACTTTTAGTGATATCATATCGGTGTTTCCGCATTTGCCGTCATTCGAAGGAGACATG ATTCAACAAGCATTCTCAAGACTAAACACAACACAAGGGGTAGCGTTGCTGCAACATTAA
- the LOC129725088 gene encoding uncharacterized protein LOC129725088 isoform X1, whose translation MYLFSGAKVDDNSLIKLTKEDLVELGIEMGPRVVILDLIQVITSTTSQPQDIIARNKSPVLSHEPVCGSSSALPCVSPDVQMIKETLENAPGFYSTLYNELYDNKIPDINKIRQMTRILCNRWFYQNMIEHHRYPTMHEKWNLAKSILVAFPQLEGTRRMPEAPKESAFFWKNGGNLRGAHTGLIETRTNNMRKDLPREKRKFTRDKDLVIMAAVDDDIVEKAELCAAISAVTENVRRIGELMESTFYYHKYLLKTGATFSDIISVFPHLPSFEGDMIQQAFSRLNTTQGVALLQH comes from the exons ATGTATTTGTTTTCAGGCGCTAAAGTTGACGACAATTCTTTGATTAAATTAACTAAAGAGGATCTTGTAGAGCTTGGTATCGAGATGGGGCCACGAGTTGTGATATTGGATTTAATCCAGGTGATAACCTCAACTACTTCACAACCGCAGGATATAATTGCACGTAATAAGTCGCCTGTATTATCGCACGAACCGGTTTGTGGGTCATCATCTGCTCTGCCGTGTGTATCGCCAGATGTTCAG ATGATCAAGGAAACGCTAGAGAACGCTCCAGGATTTTATTCGACACTCTACAATGAATTATATGATAACAAAATACCGGATATTAACAAAATACGACAAATGACAAGAATTTTGTGTAACCGATGGTTTTATCAAAACATGATTGAACATCATAG ATATCCGACAATGCATGAGAAGTGGAACTTGGCAAAATCAATACTGGTTGCTTTCCCGCAATTAGAAGGCACAAGGCGGATGCCAGAGGCCCCGAAAGAG tCGGCGTTCTTCTGGAAAAATGGCGGTAATTTAAGAGGAGCGCACACAGGCCTCATCGAAACACGAACAAACAATATGAGAAAGGATCTTCCGCGAGAAAAACGGAAATTCACCCGCGATAAAgatttagtcattatggcagcAGTTGATGACGACATTGTCGAAAAAGCAGAGCTATGTGCAGCGATAAGTGCGGTAACGGAAAATGTTAGAAGAATTGGAGAATTAATGGAATCTACTTTTTACTACCACAAATATCTCCTCAAAACCGGAGCAACTTTTAGTGATATCATATCGGTGTTTCCGCATTTGCCGTCATTCGAAGGAGACATG ATTCAACAAGCATTCTCAAGACTAAACACAACACAAGGGGTAGCGTTGCTGCAACATTAA